In one Nicotiana tomentosiformis chromosome 6, ASM39032v3, whole genome shotgun sequence genomic region, the following are encoded:
- the LOC104113126 gene encoding large ribosomal subunit protein uL14, translating into MSKRGRGGSAGNKFRMSLGLPVAATINCADNTGAKNLYIISVKGIKGRLNRLPSACVGDMVMATVKKGKPDLRKKVMPAVVVRQRKPWRRKDGVFMYFEDNAGVIVNPKGEMKGSAITGPIGKECADLWPRIASAANAIV; encoded by the exons ATGTCGAAGAGAG GTCGCGGAGGTTCCGCGGGGAACAAATTCAGGATGTCACTGGGTTTGCCGGTGGCAGCTACCATTAACTGCGCCGATAACACTGGTGCAAAGAACCTTTACATCATTTCGGTGAAAGGTATCAAAGGAAGGCTTAACAGGTTGCCATCAGCTTGTGTAGGTGACATGGTCATGGCTACAGTGAAGAAGGGTAAGCCCGATCTCAGGAAAAAGGTTATGCCAGCTGTCGTTGTTCGTCAGCGCAAGCCCTGGCGCCGAAAGGATGGTGTTTTCATGTACTTCGAag ATAATGCTGGTGTAATTGTGAATCCCAAAGGCGAAATGAAAG GATCTGCAATTACAGGGCCAATCGGGAAAGAGTGTGCCGATCTGTGGCCTAGGATTGCAAGTGCTGCTAATGCTATCGTGTAG
- the LOC104113125 gene encoding CRIB domain-containing protein RIC6-like has protein sequence MSTKVKGLLKGLRYISQIFDEEKEKEMQIGFPTDVKHVAHIGWDGPSTDNPSWMKEFNGPGQFQSAPLVPPGDPKENPEIKWVSEDSNRRSRNANSSSAGDQPEQQPKSSRRHSSKENGGTDSPKRESSKSRRHRRKDSTDGSKHGRQVNLDSAAGSESPARDLPDIPKKSRRKKSKESVPGATGSRSSKSKGSSSSTAPQSDHGSRPDQGSEASILNSRNSESIIS, from the exons ATGTCTACGAAGGTGAAAGGCCTTCTAAAAGGCCTTCGTTACATTTCTCAGATATTTG ATgaggagaaagaaaaagaaatgcagATTGGTTTTCCCACAGATGTAAAGCATGTTGCCCATATAGGATGGGATGGACCGTCAACAGATAATCCAAGCTGG ATGAAAGAATTCAATGGACCAGGTCAATTTCAGTCAGCTCCTTTGGTTCCTCCAGGAGATCCTAAAGAGAATCCTGAAATAAAATGGGTTTCTGAAG ATTCAAACCGAAGGTCCAGAAATGCAAATTCTTCTTCCGCCGGAGATCAACCGGAACAACAACCAAAGTCATCACGGCGTCACTCTTCTAAAGAAAACGGCGGCACTGATTCTCCAAAGAGAGAGTCTTCCAAGTCCCGGCGACACCGTCGGAAAGACTCTACTGACGGTTCCAAACACGGCCGACAAGTCAACCTAGATTCAGCCGCCGGTTCAGAATCTCCGGCGAGAGACCTCCCCGACATCCCTAAAAAATCACGGCGGAAGAAGTCCAAGGAATCCGTCCCCGGCGCCACCGGATCCCGATCGTCGAAGTCTAAAGGATCTTCTTCTAGTACAGCACCACAGTCGGATCACGGGTCGAGACCCGACCAGGGATCTGAAGCTTCAATATTGAATTCGAGAAACAGTGAAAGCATCATTTCATAA
- the LOC104113124 gene encoding succinate--CoA ligase [ADP-forming] subunit beta, mitochondrial, whose amino-acid sequence MVRGMLRKLANQSLSVAGKWQQQQLRRLNIHEYQGAELMGKYGINVPKGVAVASLSEVKKAIQDVLPNQNEVVVKSQVLAGGRGLGTFKNGFQGGVHIVKADQAEEIAAKMLGQILVTKQTGAQGKVVSKVYLCEKMSLVNEMYFSIILDRATAGPLIIACRKGGTSIEDLAEKFPDMIIKVPIDVFKGITDEDAAKVVDGLAPKVADRNDSIEQVKKLYQLFCESDCTMLEINPLAETSDNKLVAADAKLNFDDNAAYRQKEIFSLRDSSQEDPREVAAAKADLNYIGLDGEIGCMVNGAGLAMATMDIIKLHGGTPANFLDVGGNATEGQVVEAFKILTADEKVKAILVNIFGGIMKCDVIASGIVNAAKQVQLKVPVVVRLEGTNVEQGKRILKESGMTLITAEDLDDAAEKAVKALA is encoded by the exons ATGGTGAGAGGAATGCTGCGCAAACTTGCCAATCAGTCTCTCTCAGTTGCCGGAAAATGGCAGCAGCAACAGCTCCGCCGCCTCAACATCCACGAGTATCAG GGAGCTGAGTTGATGGGCAAATATGGGATCAATGTGCCGAAAGGTGTTGCTGTTGCTTCCCTTAGTGAAGTGAAAAAAGCAATTCAAGATGTGCTCCCCAACCAAAACGAG GTGGTTGTTAAATCACAAGTCCTTGCTGGTGGACGTGGCCTTGGAACATTCAAAAATGGATTTCAGGGCGGAGTTCATATTGTCAAGGCTGATCAGGCTGAAGAGATTGCCG CTAAAATGCTTGGACAGATACTTGTTACTAAACAAACTGGAGCTCAAGGAAAAGTTGTCAGCAAG GTTTACCTATGTGAAAAGATGTCCTTGGTTAATGAAATGTACTTTTCAATTATACTTGATCGTGCAACTGCTGGTCCT CTCATTATTGCTTGTCGAAAGGGTGGGACCAGCATTGAAGACCTCGCAGAAAAATTCCCCGACATGATTATAAAG GTTCCTATTGATGTTTTCAAAGGAATCACTGATGAAGATGCTGCAAAGGTTGTTGATGGTTTGGCTCCAAAAGTAGCTGACAGAAACGATTCAATTGAACAAGTGAAAAAGTTATACCAACTTTTCTGTGAATCTGACTGCACAATGTTAGAG ATCAACCCCCTTGCAGAAACATCTGATAATAAGCTGGTAGCTGCAGATGCAAAACTCAATTTTGACGATAATGCTGCTTACCGTCAAAAAGAAATCTTTTCTCTTCGCGATTCTTCGCAAGAGGATCCTCGTGAG GTTGCTGCTGCTAAAGCAGATTTGAATTATATTGGCTTGGATGGAGAAATTGGTTGCATGGTTAATGGTGCTGGATTGGCAATGGCTACCATGGATATAATTAAGCTCCACGGGGGAACACCAGCCAATTTTCTAGATGTGGGTGGAAATGCTACTGAAGGCCAG GTTGTGGAGGCCTTCAAAATTTTGACTGCAGATGAGAAGGTGAAAGCAATTTTGGTGAACATCTTTGGAGGAATAATGAAGTGTGATGTGATAGCCAGTGGTATTGTTAATGCTGCCAAACAG GTTCAACTGAAAGTGCCTGTGGTTGTTCGTCTGGAAGGCACCAATGTTGAACAAGGGAAGAGAATTCTGAAG GAAAGTGGCATGACATTGATAACTGCCGAGGATTTAGATGATGCGGCTGAAAAAGCTGTCAAAGCCTTAGCCTAG
- the LOC138894898 gene encoding uncharacterized protein: MDCYFSQKSRDKEGKSGNPQIDAKTILRDRAITMFVRWMYDAGLPFNCVNYTDTFSAFIEAVGQYGPGMKPPTYHEVRGPYLKKEVAEVNKIVEEHKVEWNKFGCSIMMDKWTARNGKMIINILVNSPKGSLFLESVDASDSSTDSTKMYSLFKSTIDSIGAENVVQVVTDNASENVKADDLMSAGYPHIYWTPCAAHSINLIFGDIFKERPFSSIFNQAIRVHSYIVQRPLLLNMMKRFTKQRSLVKPAKTRFATAFLTLHRMYEQKSNLKKLFVSDEYTNSAYGREARGRESADIILSPLFWNNVVHALKIGGPLVKVLRLVDGEQRPLMGYLYEAMDRAKEAIQVSFSDKRKYKRVFEIIDKWWDSKLHSPLHAAGLVLNPELFYDNEERILGDEPLWNGYYECIETLIPEESVQDKITEQFSIYRNA; this comes from the coding sequence ATGGATTGTTACTTCTCGCAAAAATCTAGAGATAAGGAAGGAAAAAGTGGTAATCCTCAAATTGATGCCAAAACGATTTTGAGGGATCGTGCAATTACAATGTTTGTGCGATGGATGTATGATGCAGGTCTTCCTTTTAATTGTGTTAATTATACTGACACTTTTTCTGCTTTTATTGAGGCCGTAGGCCAATATGGTCCAGGAATGaagcctccaacatatcatgaagtTAGAGGGCCATATCTAAAAAAAGAGGTGGCAGAGGTGAACAAAATCGTGGAGGAGCACAAAGTAGAATGGAACAAGTTTGGTTGTTCCATTATGATGGATAAGTGGACGGCAAGAAATGGAAAAATGATCATCAATATCTTGGTGAATTCTCCTAAGGGAAGCCTGTTTCTTGAGTCCGTTGATGCAAGCGACTCTTCGACTGATTCAACCAAAATGTACTCCTTGTTCAAGAGTACAATAGACTCTATTGGAGCAGAAAATGTTGTTCAAGTTGTCACGGACAACGCCAGTGAAAATGTTAAAGCTGACGATTTGATGTCTGCTGGGTACCCGCATATTTATTGGACTCCGTGTGCAGCACATTCCATTAATTTGATCTTCGGTGACATTTTTAAGGAAAGACCCTTTAGTTCAATCTTTAATCAGGCAATTAGAGTGCATTCCTATATTGTTCAAAggcctttgttattgaatatgatGAAGAGATTCACTAAACAAAGAAGCTTGGTAAAACCCGCAAAGACAAGATTTGCTACTGCTTTCTTGACTTTGCATAGGATGTATGAGCAAAAAAGCAATTTGAAGAAGTTGTTTGTTTCAGATGAGTACACTAATAGTGCCTATGGAAGGGAAGCTCGAGGGAGAGAATCTGCAGATATTATACTTTCTCCTTTATTCTGGAATAATgtggttcatgcattgaagattggtGGTCCTTTAGTTAAAGTGCTTCGTTTGGTGGATGGGGAGCAAAGGCCACTAATGGGCTACCTGTACGAAGCAATGGATAGGGCAAAGGAGGCTATTCAAGTCTCGTTTAGTgataaaagaaaatacaaaagagtCTTTGAGATCATAGATAAATGGTGGGATAGTAAGCTTCATAGCCCTTTGCATGCAGCTGGACTTGTTTTGAACCCGGAACTGTTTTATGACAATGAAGAAAGGATTCTAGGAGATGAACCTTTGTGGAATGGATACTATGAATGTATTGAGACGTTGATACCTGAAGAATCCGTGCAAGATAAAATAACAGAGCAATTTAGTATTTATAGAAACGCTTAG